In Tetrapisispora phaffii CBS 4417 chromosome 6, complete genome, a single genomic region encodes these proteins:
- the AXL2 gene encoding Axl2p (similar to Saccharomyces cerevisiae AXL2 (YIL140W); ancestral locus Anc_2.208) yields MIRTLSTVLAYLLFLIANVNSYPYEAYPINKQIPPVARVNEDFQFMISNDTYKSSLNDYQQITYKAFNLPTWLSFDESTRTLTGSPSSDIFTDLTAELLYFNFILEGTDSSDNKKLNNTYQLVITNYTSVEVAESFNLLALLKNYGDTDGKNGLILSPNDVFNITFERSDFDSSSGYSVSTYYGRSEKYHAPLPNWIFFDSNNLKFSGTAPVANSQIAPQVSYDFSFIASDIEGYAGSEIPFSIVVGAHSLTTTVQNTILINVTDDGAFNYELPLDYTFLDQQLVSTENISSVQLIDAPDWVSLNNYTIEGTVNSDSANYGNNTFSVSLYDIYGDAIYFNFEILSTTSLFAITSFPSVNATRGSYFQYAFLPSQFTDYDNTEVTIKPSNSSQDYSWLSFSSSNLTILGNVPELFESLDLSVIATKGEETESLIFSIMGVGNSSTTFNSTNSTSMSSRSSSSTRTSLSSSTTSTSSSSSTSASSSQSQSTTASSTASTVAVSKTSSNKKTVAIACGVVIPICFIILLVLVFLFWRRKTNKAAADEEEHPTTDGPAIKPYSPNNGESSPSDPFVDDNNQRSITGLVYNSSSSDSSSFSDKDTRSSSESSNDIYVDANHNPSREMLLGSMDNYSSENLNDNNRTSSLYLNDEPALRKSWRYTQNTLSNITEGKGRESILSLNTISTDEFINTKISNEGQVNKDPRKSTLGLRDSVFGSKSSVYFNRNSASNQESSEIALPTLQENRKSLNPFINQTESDSKLSPSLVSSSSDEIIPIRQGNSYGWVNKNDSLNSKLGKKKVVTINDDSNIDIGEGLEYEGHLAEQV; encoded by the coding sequence ATGATAAGGACATTATCGACCGTTTTAGCATATCTTTTGTTTCTCATAGCAAATGTGAATTCTTACCCATATGAGGCATACCCTATAAATAAGCAAATACCGCCAGTCGCTAGGGTAAACGAAGATTTCCAATTCATGATATCAAATGATACATACAAATCGTCACTAAACGACTATCAGCAAATAACATACAAGGCATTTAACCTACCAACTTGGTTATCCTTTGACGAAAGTACACGTACCCTAACGGGCTCCCCAAGCTCTGATATTTTTACTGATCTAACTGCGGAGttgttatattttaatttcattttagAAGGTACAGATAGttctgataataaaaaattaaataacacATATCAGTTAGTTATCACTAATTATACCAGCGTTGAAGTAGCAGAAAGTTTTAACTTATTAGcattattgaaaaactaTGGCGACACAGATGGCAAAAATGGTCTGATTTTATCACCAAATGATGTCTTTAACATCACTTTCGAAAGATCTGATTTCGATTCATCTTCTGGATATTCAGTAAGTACATATTATGGACGTTCAGAAAAATATCACGCACCATTGCCAAATTGGATATTTTTTGACtctaataatttgaaatttagTGGTACAGCTCCAGTGGCTAATTCACAAATTGCTCCCCAAGTTTCATAcgatttttcatttattgcCTCTGATATTGAAGGCTACGCAGGTTCTGAAATTCCATTTTCCATTGTTGTTGGTGCACATTCCTTAACAACTACTGTCCAAAACACAATTCTAATAAATGTTACTGACGACGGTGCATTTAATTATGAATTACCTTTGGATTACACTTTCTTGGACCAACAATTGGTTAGTACTGAAAATATCAGTTCAGTCCAATTAATTGATGCTCCAGATTGGGTTTcgttaaataattatacaATCGAAGGAACAGTAAATTCAGATTCTGCGAACTATGGCAACAATACATTCTCTGTATCGCTTTACGATATATACGGGGATGCAATCtactttaattttgaaattttatcaacAACTTCATTATTTGCTATAACGTCATTTCCAAGTGTGAATGCAACTAGGGGTTCTTATTTCCAATATGCTTTTTTGCCTTCCCAATTTACTGATTATGATAATACCGAGGTTACAATTAAACCTTCAAATTCTTCTCAAGACTATTCATGGTTATCATTTAGCAGTTCCAATTTAACTATATTAGGTAACGTTCCTGAATTATTCGAATCACTAGATCTTTCTGTGATTGCAACAAAAGGTGAGGAAACTGAAAGTTTAATTTTTAGCATAATGGGTGTCGGAAATTCAAGCACAACATTTAATTCTACTAATTCTACTTCTATGTCTTCCAGgtcttcttcatcaactAGAACATCACTATCATCCTCTACAACATCAACATCATCTTCGTCTTCAACATCAGCTTCGTCTTCTCAATCGCAATCTACAACTGCGTCTTCAACAGCAAGCACAGTTGCTGTTTCAAAAACATCTTCAAATAAGAAGACAGTAGCAATTGCATGCGGCGTTGTTATTCCTATttgttttatcattttACTGGTATTGGTTTTCTTATTCTGGAGAAGAAAGACTAATAAAGCTGCTgctgatgaagaagaacacCCAACCACAGATGGACCAGCTATTAAACCATATAGTCCAAATAATGGGGAATCATCTCCATCTGATCCATTTGTCGATGATAATAACCAAAGAAGTATTACAGGGTtagtatataattcatCCAGTTCAGATTCTTCCTCATTTTCAGATAAGGATACTCGCTCTAGTAGTGAAAGCAGTAACGATATTTATGTCGATGCCAACCATAATCCTAGTAGGGAAATGTTATTGGGAAGTATGGATAACTATTCCTCTGAAAActtaaatgataataatagaacATCATCATTGTATTTGAATGATGAACCTGCACTACGTAAGTCCTGGAGATATACTCAAAATACTCTATCAAATATTACAGAAGGAAAAGGCAGAGAAAGTATCCTGTCTTTGAACACTATTTCAACAGATGAATTTATAAACACAAAAATTTCCAATGAAGGTCAAGTAAATAAAGATCCAAGGAAATCCACACTAGGATTACGTGATTCTGTTTTTGGCAGTAAATCATCTGTTTATTTTAATCGCAATTCAGCTTCGAACCAGGAATCTAGTGAAATAGCATTGCCAACTCTTCaagaaaatagaaaaagTCTTAATCCTTTTATAAATCAGACCGAAAGTGACTCAAAATTATCTCCATCATTGGTGTCATCTTCGTCTGATGAAATTATACCAATTAGGCAAGGCAATAGTTATGGTTGGGTCAATAAAAACGACAGTCTAAACTCAAAACTAGGAAAGAAAAAGGTAGTGACTATCAATGATGACAGTAACATTGATATTGGCGAAGGATTAGAATATGAAGGCCATCTTGCTGAGCAAGTTTAG
- the CCT2 gene encoding chaperonin-containing T-complex subunit CCT2 (similar to Saccharomyces cerevisiae CCT2 (YIL142W); ancestral locus Anc_2.206) produces MSVQIFGDQVTEERAENARMSAFVGAIAVGDLVKSTLGPKGMDKLLQSASSDASLVTNDGATILKSIPLDNPAAKVLVNISKVQDDEIGDGTTSVTVLSAELLREAEKLIEHSKIHPQTIIEGYRIASNAALNALEKHAVDNSGDKEKFRKDLVDIAKTTLSSKILSQDKEYFSNLATDAILRLNGSTNLEHIQIIKILGGNLSDSFLDEGFVLAKKFGNSQPKRVENAKILIANTPLDTDKVKIFGTKFKVDSTSKLAQLELAEKNKMKNKIDKISKFGINTFINRQLIYDYPEQLFTDLKINSIEHADFEGVERLALVTGGEVVSTFDDPEKCKLGECDLIEEIFIGEQQFLRFSGCKAGQACTIVLRGATDQVLAEAERSLHDALSVLSQTTRDTKTILGGGNSEMLMSKAVDTEAQNVDGKKALAVEAFARALRQLPTILSDNAGFDSSELVAKLRSSIYNGILTSGLDLDNGTIADMRELGIIESYKLKRAVVNSASEAAEVLLRVDNIIRAKPRTANRQHM; encoded by the coding sequence ATGAGTGTTCAAATTTTTGGTGATCAAGTGACTGAAGAAAGGGCTGAGAATGCCCGTATGTCCGCTTTTGTTGGTGCAATTGCTGTTGGTGATCTAGTTAAGAGCACACTAGGTCCAAAGGGTATGGATAAGTTATTACAAAGTGCTTCTAGTGATGCGTCTTTAGTGACCAATGATGGTGCCACCATTCTTAAGTCCATTCCATTGGATAATCCAGCTGCTAAAGTTTTAGTAAACATTAGTAAAGTTCAAGATGATGAGATTGGGGATGGTACCACTAGTGTCACCGTTTTAAGTGCTGAACTTTTAAGGGAAGCTGAAAAGTTGATCGAGCACTCGAAAATCCATCCACAAACTATTATTGAAGGTTATAGAATTGCATCAAACGCTGCTTTGAATGCACTAGAAAAACATGCTGTGGATAACTCAGgtgataaagaaaaatttcGCAAAGATTTGGTCGATATTGCGAAAACTACATTGTCATCGAAAATTTTATCACAAGACAAAGAATATTTCTCTAATTTGGCCACTGATGCTATCTTAAGATTAAATGGTTCCACCAATCTAGAACACATccaaattattaaaatcttaGGTGGCAACTTATCAGACTCTTTCTTAGACGAAGGCTTTGTTTTAGCTAAGAAGTTCGGTAACAGTCAACCAAAGAGAGTGGAAAATGCAAAAATCTTAATCGCTAACACTCCATTAGACACCGATAAAGTTAAGATTTTTGGTACGAAGTTCAAAGTCGACTCTACTTCTAAATTGGCTCAATTAGAATTAGCtgaaaagaataaaatgaaGAATAAGATTGATaagatttcaaaattcGGAATAAATACTTTCATTAACAGACAACTAATTTACGATTACCCAGAACAATTATTCACAGatttaaaaatcaattCTATTGAACATGCCGATTTTGAAGGTGTTGAAAGATTAGCATTAGTAACAGGTGGTGAAGTTGTATCCACATTTGATGATCCTGAAAAGTGTAAGTTAGGTGAATGTGATTTgattgaagaaatttttatcGGTGAGCAACAATTTTTAAGATTTAGTGGTTGCAAAGCTGGCCAAGCCTGTACTATTGTATTAAGAGGTGCCACTGACCAAGTGTTAGCCGAGGCCGAAAGATCATTGCATGACGCATTATCTGTTCTTTCGCAAACTACAAGAGATACCAAGACTATCTTGGGTGGTGGTAATTCCGAAATGTTAATGTCCAAAGCAGTCGACACCGAGGCCCAAAATGTTGATGGTAAGAAAGCACTAGCTGTTGAAGCTTTTGCCCGAGCATTAAGACAATTACCAACTATCTTATCAGACAATGCAGGTTTTGACAGTAGTGAATTAGTTGCCAAACTAAGATCATCAATTTACAACGGAATTCTAACCTCAGGTCTAGATTTGGACAACGGCACCATTGCCGACATGAGAGAATTAGGTATTATAGAAAGttacaaattaaaaagagCTGTAGTCAACTCTGCTTCCGAAGCAGCCGAAGTATTATTGAGAGTCGATAACATCATTCGTGCTAAGCCAAGAACGGCAAATAGACAACACAtgtaa
- the SNN1 gene encoding Snn1p (similar to Saccharomyces cerevisiae YNL086W; ancestral locus Anc_2.203): MELDKNCSVHPIELCVYSMLSSDLDGLYQTINELRNSQVLLILFIKKCRDSLKRENDVLYSAKDLEESIIKLKNLTKRIESLRGKYNKLKEKTDTLTKTIAS, encoded by the coding sequence ATGGAGCTTGACAAGAACTGTTCTGTTCATCCTATCGAACTATGTGTCTACTCGATGCTTTCGTCTGACTTGGATGGTTTATACCAGACTATTAATGAGTTGAGAAATTCGCAGGTTTTGTTGATATTGTTTATAAAAAAGTGTAGGGACTCGTTGAAAAGGGAAAACGACGTTCTGTATTCTGCTAAGGATTTAGAAGAGtcaattatcaaattgaaGAACTTGACGAAGAGGATCGAATCCTTGAGAGGGAAGTATAATAAGTTGAAAGAGAAAACTGACACGCTCACCAAGACTATTGCCTCTTAG
- the TMA46 gene encoding translation machinery-associated protein TMA46 (similar to Saccharomyces cerevisiae TMA46 (YOR091W); ancestral locus Anc_2.194) — MPPKKNQKQPVAKKKDNVDKTFGMKNKNRSTKVQKYIKQVQSDPLKEDLKRQKLEEKKRLEAAEAERRALFNPVLDQRVRAGVDPKTIVCALFKLGNCNKGNKCKFSHDLNVGRKVEKRDLYQDARSEKEEDTMDNWDEEKLRSVITSKHGNPRTTTDKVCKFFIEAVENGKYGWFWVCPNNGDKCMYRHSLPEGFVLKTKEQQRLERESLANQPKITLEEFIETEREKLDRTKLTPIVVKNFAEWKRNHMIERINSDNEKNSKKKPTGREVVLKMFKDNKNFDETTIADGTQGSTWDLTEFTNALHEAEHKDDIAIKDYGDGSNPTFEIVVNNSIKSTA; from the coding sequence ATGCCgccaaaaaaaaatcaaaaacaaCCAGTTGCTAAGAAAAAGGACAACGTCGATAAGACGTTTGGTATGAAGAATAAGAACAGGTCTACCAAGGtccaaaaatatatcaaacAGGTCCAATCTGATCCGCTGAAGGAAGATTTGAAGAGACAAAAACtagaagagaaaaaaagaTTGGAAGCTGCTGAAGCAGAGAGGAGAGCATTATTTAATCCGGTTCTTGATCAGCGTGTGAGAGCGGGTGTAGATCCAAAGACTATCGTTTGTGCTTTGTTCAAGTTAGGTAACTGTAACAAAGGTAATAAGTGTAAGTTTTCACATGATTTGAATGTGGGTAGAAAAGTTGAGAAGAGGGATTTATATCAAGATGCGAGAAGTGAAAAGGAAGAAGATACAATGGACAATTGGGATGAAGAGAAATTGAGATCTGTCATTACGTCTAAACATGGTAACCCAAGAACTACAACTGATAAAGTTTGTAAATTCTTTATAGAAGCAGTTGAAAACGGTAAATACGGTTGGTTTTGGGTCTGTCCTAATAATGGTGATAAATGTATGTATAGACACTCTTTACCAGAAGGTTTCGTGCTGAAAACAAAAGAACAACAACGTCTGGAAAGAGAAAGTTTGGCAAACCAACCAAAGATTACTCTAGAAGAATTCATCGAAAcagaaagagaaaaattAGATAGGACTAAATTAACTCCAATCGTCGTTAAGAATTTCGCAGAATGGAAAAGAAATCATATGattgaaagaattaattCTGATAACGAgaaaaatagtaaaaaGAAACCTACTGGTCGTGAAGTGGTTTTGAAAATGTTCAAGGATAACAAGAACTTTGATGAGACCACGATTGCTGATGGTACACAAGGTTCAACTTGGGATTTGACTGAATTCACAAATGCACTACATGAAGCTGAACATAAAGATGACATTGCTATTAAGGATTATGGTGATGGCAGTAACCCAACTTTTGAGATTGTTGTTAATAACTCAATCAAAAGCACAGCATAA
- the APP1 gene encoding phosphatidate phosphatase APP1 (similar to Saccharomyces cerevisiae APP1 (YNL094W); ancestral locus Anc_2.193), whose translation MSSYLNDKYNKNNSSLMYNDEVNTDNLSGSRKQKFFNLVKTTRDTYLPTIQQKTIDGIRSTRESINNYKNSNSKDFFNNTSPPRENALQTDIPGNINIENFPTYSTLIKTSADGTKEYETVVRFLITSPGDVNSMKNKLLLSLCKQYLRPSTSAGSDINDDDSQYLEQKFNELEIDNGSSQQHNTTTENAFNKPLMHPTSTSISSTSSPSMTSSMKNEVNTLQDRITGFLSKKLSGIPTIITLFSSDLTVGKFTSNEGNYEYYTSFATTDTYGYTALKIKSNFVPKSIKISLDTPSGYLSDEVAEIFPVSLFKCDGIGLISDIDDTIKHTGVTEDKRSMFRNVFIQSEDFWVIDGMPDWYNSLYESYQTDFFYVSNSPMQLYHTLNQYISDYFPVGPIFLKQYSGNIISSIMSPSSNGKLDRIINIIQDFPSKKFILVGDSGEKDFETYVSAALQFPNQILGIFIRCCKNSMSDFGLKEFESKEVLNGIIKEKYESLMCENNITKLEVRRRPPPPPIARNKPTLNAVQVDSIRQSRSSVIFNSQSTSNIDATTIKANSAPPPLPQRPIAGKNMPFDINIDDRSIDSSNVLYDNKANQWKARVEEGIFRLKANGNHKLVMRVMFFTDSKKCFETSVSLINNSLNK comes from the coding sequence ATGAGTTCGTACCtgaatgataaatataataaaaataacagtTCCTTAATGTATAACGATGAGGTTAATACTGATAACCTTTCTGGGAGTAGGAAacaaaaattctttaatttagTTAAAACAACAAGAGATACGTATCTACCAACGATACAACAAAAGACCATCGATGGAATTCGAAGTACTCGAGAATCGATAAATAACTACAAAAActcaaattcaaaagacttcttcaataatacCTCTCCACCAAGGGAAAATGCTCTTCAGACAGACATCCCAggaaatatcaatattgaGAACTTCCCAACGTATTCTACTCTAATAAAAACTTCAGCAGATGGAACAAAAGAGTATGAAACTGTAGTACGTTTTTTGATAACTTCACCTGGTGATGTAAACTCAATGAAGaataagttattattatcactGTGCAAACAGTATTTGAGGCCATCAACGTCAGCAGGATCTGATATTAATGACGATGATTCACAATATTTAGAgcaaaaatttaatgaactAGAAATAGACAATGGGAGTTCCCAACAGCATAACACAACAACAGAAAATGCATTTAACAAACCATTAATGCACCCAACATCAACTTCCATATCATCAACTTCTTCTCCTAGCATGACCAGttcaatgaaaaatgaagTAAATACATTGCAAGATCGTATAACAGGATTCTTGTCAAAGAAACTTTCAGGAATACCTACAATTATAACTCTATTCAGTTCTGATCTTACCGTAGGTAAATTTACATCTAATGAAGGAAATTATGAATATTATACATCTTTCGCTACAACCGACACTTATGGTTATACAGccttaaaaataaaatctaaTTTCGTACCGAAGTCCATTAAAATCTCTCTAGATACACCATCAGGTTACTTAAGTGATGAGGTTGCCGAAATATTCCCTGTTTCTTTATTCAAATGTGATGGTATTGGACTGATTAGTGATATAGATGATACGATCAAACATACCGGTGTCACAGAGGATAAAAGATCAATGTTTAGAAATGTATTCATCCAAAGTGAAGATTTTTGGGTAATTGATGGTATGCCTGATTGGTACAACTCGTTATATGAATCTTATCAAactgattttttttatgtGTCAAATTCACCTATGCAACTATACCATACATTGAACCAATACATTTCAGATTACTTTCCTGTTGGTCCAATTTTCTTAAAACAATACAGTGGTAATATTATATCTAGTATAATGTCACCAAGCTCCAATGGAAAATTAGATAGGattattaacattattCAGGATTTTCCAAGTAAGAAATTTATTCTAGTTGGTGACTCTGGTGAAAAAGATTTCGAAACTTATGTCTCTGCAGCCCTACAATTTCCAAATCAAATACTGGGTATTTTTATAAGGTGTTGTAAGAATTCTATGAGTGATTTCGgattaaaagaatttgagTCAAAAGAAGTACTGAATGgaattataaaagaaaaatatgaatcACTTATGtgtgaaaataatataacgAAACTCGAAGTAAGAAGACGACCCCCTCCTCCTCCAATAGCAAGAAATAAACCTACTTTAAATGCTGTGCAGGTAGATTCTATAAGACAATCCCGGTCATCtgtaatatttaattcCCAATCAACGTCGAATATAGATGCTACTACTATAAAGGCTAATTCAGCACCTCCTCCATTACCACAGAGACCAATAGCTGGGAAGAATATGCCgtttgatattaatatagATGACAGAAGCATCGATTCTTCAAATGTGCtatatgataataaagCCAATCAATGGAAAGCTAGGGTAGAAGAAGGAATATTTAGATTGAAAGCAAATGGAAATCACAAACTAGTTATGAGAGTAATGTTCTTCACAGATTCTAAAAAATGCTTTGAAACAAGTGTATCATTAATCAATAactctttaaataaataa
- the ECM3 gene encoding putative ATPase ECM3 (similar to Saccharomyces cerevisiae YNL095C and ECM3 (YOR092W); ancestral locus Anc_2.192) — MTVSLGAVIWSSVKPIIKIYLIIGVGFLCAKLEIVSAESIKSISNIVLTVLLPCLSFNKIVSSIEDKDIKDVGIICLSAALIFGTGMFFAFVCSKFLPVPKEWRGGILAGGMFPNISDLPIAYLQTLDQGLIFTEEEGEKGIASVIIFLTMFLLCVFNLGGFRLIEYDFTYNDEENAVHDSDRNSNSLGVPSNPKKEIDNLSASPKGLVNTKNKIKFNLNLLRIRKKNQSDLSIPDIKNNNVSSAESSTISMLSTGSGSNSRFTVISPMPIPEEGPTLQFNETELINKQIRRGLQNDISNNASNMSSINSYDDDLNDSTSDRELSSSKIILGTDSSELDLGVENSKNERNDDKTENDSINQSDSDNTTSIASTALSPTQTWGNFSTRTSIASEEAISNALPYRISSQPIAFTSALSDEQHNIAIRRHSDATTSMNQLIRSYSNVDQYGNYVERRQSIADSQADSINTMSSFQRFKSADLTRMVTTDVNVTSKDVKESGSSLPESIRKLPFVPLTIFFLKNCLRPASMAVIIALICAFIPWVKALFVTTDTTPYIPNAPDLKPPLSFIIDFTGYVGAASVPFGLLLLGATLGRLSVGELYPGFWKTASLLVILRQCVMPIFGVLWCDRLVKAGWVNWEDDRMLLFVIAITWSLPTMTTLIYFTASYTSPDVEKPVQMECVSFFLMIQYPLLVVSLPFLVTYFLKVQLKI, encoded by the coding sequence ATGACAGTATCCTTAGGTGCTGTGATTTGGTCGTCAGTGAAAcctattataaaaatttatttgattatagGTGTAGGATTTCTTTGTGCAAAATTAGAGATTGTTTCAGCAGAATCGATTAAATCGATTTCTAATATCGTTTTGACAGTTCTATTGCCATGTTTGtcattcaataaaatcGTTTCAAGTATTGAAGATAAGGATATAAAAGATGTAGGTATCATCTGTTTGTCAGCTGCTTTGATTTTTGGTACTGGCATGTTCTTTGCATTCGTCTGCAGTAAGTTTCTACCTGTACCCAAAGAATGGAGAGGTGGCATTTTGGCTGGTGGGATGTTCCCAAATATTAGTGATCTTCCGATTGCTTATCTGCAAACTCTAGACCAAGGGTTGATTTTCactgaagaagaaggtgAAAAGGGTATTGCATCagtcattatttttttgacaATGTTTCTGCTATGTGTCTTTAACCTAGGTGGGTTTAGACTAATCGAATACGATTTTACGTATAACGATGAAGAAAATGCCGTGCATGATAGTGATagaaattcaaatagtTTAGGTGTACCTTCAAATCCTAAAAAGGAAATCGACAATCTATCTGCATCTCCCAAAGGTCTTGTaaatactaaaaataaaataaaatttaatttaaatctGCTTCgaataagaaaaaaaaatcaaagtGATCTATCAATTCctgatattaaaaacaataatgtATCATCAGCGGAGTCATCGACCATTTCTATGTTGAGTACAGGTTCCGGGTCAAATTCGAGGTTCACTGTTATTAGTCCAATGCCTATCCCGGAAGAAGGCCCTACGTTGCAATTTAACGAAACcgaattaattaataagCAAATTAGGAGAGGACTGCAGAATGATATAAGCAATAATGCTTCCAACATGTCCAGTATTAATAGTTACGATGACGATTTAAATGATAGCACAAGCGACAGAGAATTGAGTagttcaaaaattattttagGCACAGATTCTAGTGAGTTGGATTTGGGAGTTGAAAACTCTAAGAATGAGAGAAATGATGATAAGACAGAAAATGACTCGATTAATCAAAGTGACAGCGATAATACTACATCAATTGCATCTACAGCATTGAGCCCAACACAGACTTGGGGGAATTTTTCTACTAGAACTTCAATTGCATCAGAAGAAGCAATTTCCAATGCTCTTCCTTATAGAATAAGTAGTCAACCTATAGCATTTACTAGCGCTCTGTCCGATGAGCAGCATAACATTGCAATAAGAAGACATTCAGATGCAACAACTTCCATGAATCAGTTAATTAGAAGTTATTCCAACGTTGATCAATATGGTAATTATGTTGAGAGAAGACAATCTATAGCTGATAGTCAAGCTGATAGTATAAATACTATGTCCTCTTTTCAGAGGTTTAAAAGTGCCGATTTAACAAGAATGGTAACAACTGACGTCAATGTTACAAGTAAAGATGTGAAAGAGTCAGGTTCTTCACTTCCAGAAAGTATCAGAAAATTACCATTTGTACCATtgacaattttttttctaaaaaACTGTCTTCGTCCCGCATCTATGGCAGTGATCATTGCATTGATTTGTGCATTTATCCCATGGGTAAAAGCTTTATTTGTCACAACAGACACTACCCCATATATACCAAATGCACCAGATCTAAAACCTCCATtaagttttattattgatttcaCAGGCTATGTTGGTGCTGCATCAGTCCCTTTTGgtctattattattggGAGCAACTTTAGGTAGACTAAGTGTTGGAGAATTGTATCCAGGTTTTTGGAAAACTGCATCTCTACTAGTCATATTAAGGCAATGTGTTATGCCTATATTTGGTGTTTTATGGTGCGATCGTTTGGTTAAAGCTGGCTGGGTTAACTGGGAAGATGATAGAATGTTATTGTTTGTAATAGCAATTACATGGTCGTTACCTACTATGACtactttaatttattttacagCAAGTTATACCTCTCCCGATGTTGAAAAACCAGTACAAATGGAATGTGTatcttttttcttaatGATACAATATCCATTATTAGTAGTAAGTTTGCCATTTTTGGTtacttattttttaaaagtaCAGCTCAAAATCTGA